The proteins below are encoded in one region of Bacillus vallismortis:
- a CDS encoding carbohydrate ABC transporter permease, which translates to MTGNGADAMKKSRSMRKDNLAGYAFISPFIIGFLCFTVIPMGASLFLSFTSYDLFTAPKWIGLDNYKEMFTGDEKYWQSLKVTFTYVLAGVPLRLGFALFIAVILNNASKGTAIYRTLFYLPSIIGGSVAVAIMWRNIFGNDGVINALLFFVGIDQKILWYQDPTSALWTLILLSVWQFGSSMLIFLAGLKNIPSSYLEAASVDGANRVQRFFQITLPILTPIIFFNLVMQTISAFMTFTPAYIISKGEGGPLDGTLLYSLYLFQRAFNYFQMGYASAMAWVMLIIVGLITLILFKTSAYWVHYESKEE; encoded by the coding sequence TTGACGGGAAATGGGGCTGACGCAATGAAAAAAAGCCGGAGTATGAGAAAAGACAATCTGGCGGGATACGCTTTTATTTCTCCGTTTATTATCGGGTTCCTTTGCTTTACGGTGATTCCGATGGGAGCGTCCCTGTTTCTGTCCTTCACAAGCTATGACTTGTTTACGGCGCCGAAATGGATCGGGCTCGACAACTACAAGGAAATGTTTACGGGTGACGAAAAGTATTGGCAGTCGCTCAAGGTGACGTTTACGTATGTGCTTGCCGGAGTTCCGCTCCGCCTTGGCTTCGCGCTTTTTATCGCTGTCATTTTAAACAATGCATCAAAAGGAACGGCTATTTACAGAACGCTCTTTTATCTGCCTTCAATTATTGGCGGGAGCGTGGCCGTGGCGATTATGTGGCGCAATATTTTTGGCAATGACGGGGTCATCAATGCACTGCTGTTTTTTGTGGGGATTGATCAAAAAATTCTTTGGTATCAGGACCCGACTAGCGCGCTGTGGACATTGATTTTGCTGTCCGTCTGGCAGTTCGGATCGTCGATGCTGATTTTTCTGGCCGGCCTGAAAAATATTCCGTCTTCGTATTTGGAAGCGGCCAGTGTGGACGGGGCAAATCGGGTGCAGCGCTTCTTTCAAATCACGCTGCCGATTCTCACGCCGATTATTTTCTTTAATCTAGTGATGCAGACGATTTCTGCTTTTATGACGTTTACACCTGCCTATATCATTTCAAAGGGTGAGGGCGGGCCGCTTGACGGGACGCTTTTGTATTCGCTCTATTTGTTCCAGCGGGCGTTCAACTATTTTCAAATGGGCTACGCATCGGCGATGGCGTGGGTCATGCTGATCATTGTCGGGCTGATTACGCTGATTTTGTTTAAAACATCGGCCTATTGGGTTCATTACGAGTCAAAGGAGGAATGA
- a CDS encoding helix-turn-helix domain-containing protein produces the protein MKKQPQQKERVSRWKGTYFKRNFVFILVIACIPGLLTGGAIYFLSIDKVEKELQRSHETQVAREVSRMDEKLGVLELTLTQMAYDSSLMNGLAEKDLEKDYTFSYQLTKKLFLLRDQQPLIEQASIFLNSPRPLVLSPEYSPLTEQETLRHYRSLLASDNSIYWERYGNQAMLIQLIPGSAEKPFGAIMLAVDQKEMESILQSLSPYPDGSALLLDQNREVLFHEGEKDIEKTLIEEVKKRPDRKGHFQMEWEGKVYSVSFGKLNRMHQQWTFVSAAPLSAITAPMVFLSKVIITMLVICIGLAVCMTWYASKKIYRPIQHLLGLFTGGEKKTWQVSGEDEFKWIEKRWHDLSLESRKLQEQLLRQTPHMKKSFLQHLLQGDFYYENEASLRSRMGEAGWNIGEKKFQVLDLQVTGLRCETSIFRPDDEQLAVFTLTNLAEELAAKHCFQPSILDVGRLSVTVLVMKTNRGDLKAYVTDLAHQFCDVTGLHLTGTMSRKTELISEIPSLYQDVKSGKSHRQFANRHQVIDLQTNFPQDEQSAPYYPFELEKQIVQAIRLERKQEAGELIRICMEELAEKTAIDRHVHSALIQLLSRIQEDILHSGLNPSELFQCRELLLEISELREPYEAAAWLMDAVVTPYLSKLEGRKNRHQKQLADRVIAMIHEQYMADISLESCADELGMNSYTLSKAFKQVTGINFIDYVTQIRIEKAKELLVNTDKKILDVSEEVGYRHNYFNRIFKKQVGVPPGVFRQMYQETP, from the coding sequence ATGAAAAAACAGCCTCAACAGAAGGAACGGGTTTCACGCTGGAAGGGAACGTATTTCAAAAGAAACTTTGTCTTCATTTTGGTGATTGCCTGTATTCCCGGATTGCTGACTGGCGGCGCTATCTATTTTCTTTCGATCGATAAGGTGGAGAAGGAACTGCAGAGGTCGCATGAAACACAGGTGGCGCGGGAAGTCAGCCGGATGGATGAAAAGCTCGGCGTGCTGGAGCTGACTCTCACCCAGATGGCATACGATTCTTCGCTGATGAATGGATTGGCAGAAAAGGATTTGGAGAAAGATTATACATTCTCCTATCAATTAACGAAAAAGCTGTTTCTTTTACGGGACCAGCAGCCGCTGATCGAGCAGGCTTCCATCTTTCTGAACAGCCCCCGGCCTCTTGTGTTGAGTCCCGAATACAGCCCTTTGACAGAACAGGAGACGCTTCGCCACTATCGCTCGCTGCTTGCCTCGGACAACAGCATTTATTGGGAGCGATATGGAAATCAGGCGATGCTGATCCAGCTCATTCCGGGCTCGGCGGAGAAACCGTTCGGCGCGATCATGCTGGCGGTTGATCAGAAAGAAATGGAGTCGATCCTGCAAAGCTTGTCCCCTTATCCTGATGGCAGTGCCCTGCTTCTGGATCAAAATCGGGAAGTGCTTTTTCATGAAGGAGAAAAGGATATAGAAAAGACTTTAATTGAAGAGGTGAAAAAACGGCCGGACCGGAAAGGCCATTTTCAGATGGAATGGGAGGGCAAGGTGTATTCTGTCTCATTTGGAAAACTGAACCGCATGCATCAGCAGTGGACCTTTGTGTCAGCGGCGCCTCTTTCAGCTATTACAGCGCCGATGGTGTTTTTATCAAAAGTGATCATCACCATGCTTGTCATTTGCATCGGCTTAGCGGTCTGCATGACGTGGTACGCTTCAAAAAAAATCTATCGTCCTATTCAGCATTTGCTTGGCCTGTTTACCGGCGGAGAGAAGAAAACGTGGCAGGTGTCCGGGGAGGATGAATTCAAGTGGATTGAAAAGAGATGGCATGACCTATCCCTTGAAAGCCGGAAGCTTCAAGAGCAGCTTCTGCGGCAGACGCCCCATATGAAAAAAAGTTTTTTGCAGCATCTCTTGCAGGGCGATTTTTATTATGAAAACGAGGCAAGTCTCAGATCACGAATGGGAGAGGCTGGATGGAACATCGGAGAAAAAAAGTTTCAGGTGCTTGATCTTCAGGTGACAGGCCTCCGCTGTGAAACAAGCATCTTTCGGCCTGATGATGAACAGCTCGCTGTATTTACTCTGACCAATCTCGCCGAGGAGCTTGCGGCAAAACACTGTTTTCAGCCCTCCATTCTTGATGTCGGCCGGCTTTCCGTCACCGTGCTTGTAATGAAAACAAACAGAGGTGATCTGAAGGCGTATGTAACGGACTTAGCACACCAATTTTGTGATGTAACCGGTTTACACCTGACCGGGACGATGAGCAGAAAGACGGAGCTCATCTCGGAAATCCCTTCATTATATCAGGATGTGAAAAGCGGCAAATCCCACAGGCAGTTTGCTAACCGGCATCAGGTGATTGATTTGCAGACAAACTTCCCTCAGGATGAGCAGTCGGCCCCTTATTACCCTTTTGAGTTGGAAAAACAAATTGTTCAGGCCATCCGGCTGGAAAGAAAACAGGAAGCCGGGGAACTGATTCGTATCTGCATGGAGGAACTGGCGGAGAAGACGGCCATAGACAGACATGTGCACTCCGCCCTGATACAGCTGCTTTCCCGCATTCAGGAGGATATTTTGCACTCCGGGCTCAATCCGAGCGAACTGTTTCAATGCCGGGAGCTGCTTCTTGAAATTTCAGAATTGCGCGAACCATATGAGGCGGCGGCCTGGCTGATGGATGCTGTCGTTACGCCTTACCTATCCAAGCTTGAGGGCAGAAAAAACAGACACCAGAAGCAGCTGGCGGATCGTGTGATCGCCATGATTCACGAACAGTATATGGCGGATATTTCGCTGGAAAGCTGTGCCGATGAGCTTGGCATGAATTCATATACGTTAAGCAAGGCGTTTAAGCAAGTAACCGGCATTAATTTTATTGATTATGTAACCCAAATCAGAATTGAAAAGGCGAAAGAGCTGCTGGTGAATACGGATAAAAAAATACTTGATGTATCAGAAGAAGTCGGCTATCGCCACAATTACTTTAATCGGATTTTTAAAAAACAAGTCGGCGTGCCGCCGGGTGTCTTCAGGCAAATGTATCAGGAAACGCCGTGA
- a CDS encoding YesU family protein yields the protein MYKEGACLYRNPLRSASDVKDWRMEGGGQISFGDHRLHLSHVQDEAHFVYWCPETFPDGIIVTWDFSPIEQPGLCMLFFSAAGIGGEDLFDPSLKNRTGKYPEYHSGDINALHLSYFRRKYAEERAFRTCNLRKSYGFHLTAMGADPLPSPDDADSPYHMKLIKDKGYVHFSINDLPILEWTDDGSTYGPLLTKGKIGFRQMAPMKAAYRDFAVHQAVRR from the coding sequence ATGTATAAGGAAGGCGCGTGCCTGTACCGCAATCCGCTCCGGTCAGCAAGCGATGTGAAGGATTGGCGGATGGAGGGAGGCGGACAGATCTCTTTTGGCGATCATCGCTTACACCTGTCGCATGTTCAGGACGAAGCGCACTTTGTCTATTGGTGCCCGGAAACGTTTCCGGACGGCATCATTGTGACGTGGGACTTCTCCCCGATTGAGCAGCCTGGACTGTGTATGCTGTTTTTTTCCGCTGCGGGGATTGGCGGCGAGGATTTGTTTGATCCAAGTCTCAAGAACAGGACGGGAAAGTACCCCGAATATCATTCAGGGGATATCAACGCGCTTCACCTATCGTATTTCCGCAGAAAATACGCGGAGGAAAGAGCGTTCCGCACCTGCAATTTAAGAAAAAGCTACGGTTTCCATCTCACCGCGATGGGAGCCGATCCGCTTCCTTCTCCAGACGACGCTGATTCTCCGTACCATATGAAGCTCATCAAAGACAAAGGCTATGTGCACTTTTCAATTAATGATCTGCCCATTCTTGAGTGGACGGACGACGGCAGCACATATGGGCCTCTGTTAACAAAAGGGAAAATCGGGTTCCGGCAGATGGCGCCCATGAAAGCGGCTTATCGAGATTTTGCCGTGCATCAAGCGGTGAGAAGATGA
- a CDS encoding carbohydrate ABC transporter permease, with amino-acid sequence MEPVNQPVREDPVFERKKAGRVKLKRILFHVFTASLAVLLLYPVIWLFVSSFKESSSIFTTSHSLIPDPFILSNYAEGWKGIAGQPFLTFIKNSAIIVGLSTIGAVLSSAVIAYGFARIPFKGKAFWFVCMMGTLMLPHEVLMIPQYILFAKLGWLNSFKPIVVPPFFGHAFFIFLMIQFIRTIPVELDEAARIDGCGRFACFWRIILPLIAPALATSAIFSFYWKWEELIQPLLYLNKPELYPVSLALKLFLDTESASNWGAMFAMSAVSLLPVILVFFMFQKYIVQGISTTGLK; translated from the coding sequence ATGGAGCCGGTCAACCAGCCTGTCAGAGAAGACCCGGTTTTTGAGAGAAAAAAAGCCGGGCGCGTCAAGCTCAAGCGCATACTGTTCCATGTGTTTACAGCATCGCTGGCGGTGTTATTGCTGTATCCGGTCATTTGGCTGTTTGTCAGCTCGTTTAAGGAAAGCTCCAGTATTTTCACAACCTCCCATTCTCTCATTCCCGATCCTTTTATTCTCAGCAACTATGCTGAAGGATGGAAGGGCATTGCGGGGCAGCCGTTTCTGACCTTTATTAAAAACTCTGCGATCATTGTCGGGCTGTCCACAATCGGCGCCGTCCTGTCATCGGCTGTCATTGCGTACGGATTTGCGCGCATCCCGTTTAAGGGAAAAGCGTTTTGGTTCGTCTGCATGATGGGGACGTTAATGCTGCCGCATGAAGTGCTGATGATTCCGCAGTATATTTTGTTTGCGAAATTGGGCTGGCTGAATTCTTTTAAACCGATTGTCGTTCCGCCATTTTTCGGGCATGCGTTTTTTATTTTTCTGATGATCCAATTCATCCGGACGATTCCCGTGGAATTGGATGAAGCGGCGAGAATCGACGGATGCGGGCGATTTGCCTGCTTTTGGCGGATCATTCTGCCGCTGATTGCCCCGGCGCTTGCGACATCTGCGATTTTCTCTTTCTATTGGAAGTGGGAGGAGCTGATTCAGCCGCTTTTGTACTTGAATAAACCTGAGCTTTACCCTGTTTCACTTGCGCTGAAGCTTTTCCTCGATACGGAATCGGCTTCGAACTGGGGTGCGATGTTTGCCATGTCGGCCGTTTCGTTATTGCCTGTGATTCTTGTCTTCTTTATGTTTCAGAAATATATCGTTCAGGGCATTAGCACGACCGGATTAAAATAA
- a CDS encoding rhamnogalacturonan acetylesterase — protein sequence MMEKAIQVFLAGDSTVSDCPPHEAPMAGWGQVFGQLFSEDVKVHNHAKGGASTYSFVEEGRLQAIAERITQGDYLFIQFGHNDQKPRGTKPYSTFQQFLTLFVDTAREKGAHPVFVTSVQRRRFDENGRIEHTLGEYPDAMKALAKELDVPVIDLLAKTKVLYETYGPEKSKRLFVWLQPNEHPNYPDGIEDNTHFSEEGAKEVAKLVAEGIEELGLPLKDHLVSREGKEYV from the coding sequence GTGATGGAAAAAGCGATTCAAGTGTTTTTAGCGGGGGATTCCACCGTGAGTGACTGCCCGCCTCATGAAGCGCCAATGGCGGGGTGGGGCCAGGTATTCGGGCAATTGTTTTCTGAAGATGTGAAGGTGCACAATCACGCCAAAGGAGGGGCGAGCACCTATTCTTTTGTGGAGGAGGGAAGGCTTCAGGCAATTGCCGAGCGCATCACACAAGGAGATTATTTGTTTATTCAATTCGGCCACAATGACCAAAAACCCCGGGGGACGAAGCCGTACTCCACATTTCAGCAATTTCTCACCCTGTTTGTCGATACGGCCCGCGAAAAGGGAGCGCATCCTGTGTTCGTCACATCAGTGCAGCGCCGCCGTTTTGATGAAAACGGGCGGATCGAGCATACACTTGGCGAGTATCCTGATGCGATGAAAGCACTGGCGAAGGAGCTTGATGTGCCTGTGATCGACCTGCTGGCGAAAACAAAGGTGCTGTATGAAACATACGGGCCGGAGAAGTCGAAGCGATTGTTCGTTTGGCTTCAGCCGAATGAACATCCGAATTATCCGGACGGCATTGAAGACAATACGCATTTTTCAGAAGAAGGGGCGAAGGAGGTTGCGAAGCTTGTGGCAGAAGGCATTGAAGAACTCGGCCTTCCGCTGAAGGATCATCTTGTGAGCCGGGAGGGAAAAGAATATGTATAA
- the yesR gene encoding rhamnogalacturonyl hydrolase YesR encodes MAQLIFDEEKVTSVIDRIVKRTFQMDFAWDWPGGVAFYGVAEAYEATENEEYINLLKTWVDEQLEDGLPPLSINGVSIGHTLLFLHKVTGDHVYLETAGEMAEYVLHKAPRFGEGILQHTVNSADYVFPEQAWADTLMMAGLFMLRIGRVMEREDYFEDGLRQFHGHEDVLQDPVTNLYYHAWDNKAQNHLSGIYWGRANGWAALTMAKALPLIEVTHSSFMIIDGSLRDQLSALVRLQDESGLWHTILDDSDSYLEVSASAGIASALLSNGKLYTKYVQKSLAAILDAVEEDGRVSKVSAGTAVMKNAEGYKQVPYKRIQGWGQGLALTFLADVLRTKKRVYQ; translated from the coding sequence ATGGCACAGCTTATCTTTGATGAAGAAAAGGTTACATCCGTGATTGACCGCATTGTGAAACGGACATTTCAGATGGATTTTGCATGGGATTGGCCGGGCGGCGTCGCGTTTTACGGTGTGGCGGAGGCGTATGAAGCGACGGAAAACGAGGAATATATCAATCTGCTAAAAACGTGGGTGGATGAACAGCTGGAGGATGGGCTGCCGCCGCTTTCGATCAACGGGGTTTCCATCGGCCATACGCTTTTGTTTCTCCACAAGGTGACGGGTGATCATGTGTATTTGGAAACGGCGGGTGAGATGGCTGAATATGTGCTGCATAAAGCGCCGCGCTTTGGCGAGGGGATTCTTCAGCATACGGTTAATTCCGCGGATTATGTGTTTCCTGAGCAGGCATGGGCGGATACGCTGATGATGGCGGGGCTGTTTATGCTGAGAATCGGGCGGGTGATGGAGCGTGAGGATTATTTTGAAGACGGCCTGCGCCAGTTTCACGGACATGAAGACGTGCTCCAGGACCCTGTCACGAATTTGTACTACCACGCCTGGGACAACAAAGCGCAAAATCATCTGTCGGGGATTTATTGGGGCAGGGCGAACGGCTGGGCGGCACTCACGATGGCGAAGGCGCTTCCCCTCATTGAGGTGACGCACTCTTCTTTTATGATCATTGACGGCTCTCTCAGAGACCAGCTGAGCGCGCTCGTCCGGCTGCAGGATGAATCAGGTCTCTGGCATACGATTTTGGATGATTCGGATTCGTATCTCGAGGTTTCGGCATCGGCGGGCATTGCATCTGCTCTTTTGTCGAACGGAAAACTGTATACAAAATATGTGCAGAAATCGCTAGCCGCCATTTTGGATGCGGTGGAAGAGGACGGACGGGTCAGCAAGGTATCGGCCGGAACAGCCGTCATGAAAAATGCCGAAGGATACAAACAGGTGCCTTACAAACGAATACAAGGTTGGGGACAGGGACTTGCGCTGACGTTTCTTGCTGATGTGCTGAGAACGAAAAAACGCGTGTACCAGTAG
- a CDS encoding response regulator transcription factor produces MYKVLLADDERIILEGMAEIIEWEALGVSLIGKAQNGNEAYDKILNNQPHIVITDVKMPGMDGLELIKKVSAANPSVQFIVLSGFGEFEYAKEAMKYGVKHYLLKPCNEQQIISSLEEIIAELKQHDMRQKRTAHLKHELDHIRSFAADQYLEGLIAGVAQLSPPPSLAGKKVRLLIVKGEQSIDSAVREALGSALTAVCSSGDWTVLAVEENAAEKAADVFTDYQMAISQTGELRHAGQLFRDTVEASGDLHGSAVISKMIRLVADELANPNLSLKWAAKDMLFMNPDYLGKLFKQETGEKFSQYVTRVRLEHAMKQLKIRRDASVSDIAEEIGFGDNPKYFSLVFKKYTGLTPSEFRRKQGGASAG; encoded by the coding sequence ATGTATAAAGTATTGCTGGCTGATGACGAGAGGATTATTCTTGAGGGAATGGCAGAAATCATTGAGTGGGAGGCGCTTGGCGTTTCTTTAATCGGCAAAGCGCAGAACGGGAATGAAGCGTATGACAAGATTTTAAATAACCAGCCGCATATTGTCATCACAGACGTGAAAATGCCCGGCATGGACGGGCTTGAGCTGATTAAAAAGGTGTCAGCCGCCAATCCGTCGGTTCAATTTATCGTCTTATCGGGTTTTGGAGAGTTTGAATACGCGAAGGAAGCAATGAAATACGGAGTGAAACATTATTTGCTGAAGCCCTGCAATGAACAGCAGATTATCAGCTCGTTGGAGGAAATCATTGCCGAGCTGAAGCAGCACGATATGCGGCAAAAGAGAACCGCTCATCTGAAGCATGAGCTCGATCATATCCGTTCCTTTGCCGCCGATCAATACTTGGAGGGCTTGATCGCCGGAGTGGCCCAGCTGTCACCGCCGCCTTCACTTGCCGGAAAAAAGGTCCGCCTTTTGATTGTAAAAGGGGAACAATCTATTGATTCCGCGGTTAGAGAAGCGCTTGGCTCGGCGCTGACAGCGGTTTGCAGCAGCGGAGATTGGACGGTGCTCGCTGTGGAAGAGAACGCCGCTGAAAAGGCGGCGGACGTCTTCACAGACTATCAGATGGCAATCAGCCAGACGGGAGAACTCCGGCACGCAGGGCAGCTGTTTCGGGATACCGTTGAAGCGTCTGGTGACCTGCACGGGAGCGCGGTGATTTCGAAAATGATCAGGCTTGTTGCCGATGAGCTCGCAAATCCGAATTTATCCTTAAAATGGGCGGCGAAGGATATGCTGTTTATGAATCCCGATTATCTCGGGAAATTATTTAAACAGGAAACAGGAGAGAAATTTTCCCAATACGTGACGCGAGTGCGTCTTGAGCATGCGATGAAGCAGTTGAAAATCAGGCGGGACGCGAGTGTCTCAGACATCGCGGAAGAAATCGGCTTTGGCGATAATCCGAAGTATTTCAGTCTCGTCTTTAAAAAATATACCGGGCTGACACCGTCAGAATTCAGAAGAAAACAGGGAGGCGCTTCCGCAGGATAG
- a CDS encoding YesL family protein, which translates to MKTTVTDALYAGCEAVVKIAWLNGLWLLFTLLGGVLFGWAPSTAAMCAVIRKWLMGQKDIPVFPLFLDTYKKEFLKVNAIGLAFAALLLILSANYHYFSASTDWLSFAVTSCTLLAGFLYIIALMYVFPLYVHYQLPLRKYIPQALLFGAMRPMTTGCMLIGCGFVLYLLYTLPGLIPFYGPCLFGLVSMFFAFRGFQKTEAQHRQAG; encoded by the coding sequence ATGAAAACAACGGTAACGGATGCGCTCTATGCGGGCTGCGAAGCGGTGGTGAAAATCGCGTGGCTCAACGGGCTGTGGCTATTGTTTACGCTCTTGGGCGGCGTTCTTTTCGGGTGGGCGCCGAGTACAGCCGCAATGTGTGCCGTCATACGGAAATGGCTGATGGGGCAAAAGGATATCCCGGTGTTTCCGTTATTTCTTGATACCTACAAAAAAGAGTTTCTCAAGGTCAATGCGATTGGTTTGGCGTTTGCGGCTCTTTTGCTCATATTGTCCGCGAATTATCATTATTTTTCTGCCAGTACGGATTGGCTGTCCTTTGCCGTAACAAGCTGCACGTTGCTTGCTGGGTTTTTGTATATCATTGCCCTAATGTATGTGTTTCCCCTTTACGTGCACTACCAGCTCCCGCTCCGTAAATATATTCCGCAAGCGCTGCTGTTTGGCGCCATGCGGCCGATGACAACCGGCTGTATGCTGATCGGATGTGGATTTGTCCTTTATTTGCTGTATACGCTCCCGGGCTTGATCCCCTTTTACGGCCCTTGTTTATTTGGGCTAGTGTCGATGTTTTTTGCTTTCAGAGGGTTTCAAAAGACGGAGGCCCAGCACCGCCAAGCCGGGTAA
- a CDS encoding ABC transporter substrate-binding protein, producing the protein MKKICYVLLSLVCVFFFSGCSAGEEASGKKEDITLRIAWWGGQPRHDYTTKVIELYEKKNPHVHIDAEFANWDDYWKKLAPMSAAGQLPDVIQMDTAYLAQYGKKNQLEDLTPYTKDGTIDVSSIDENMLSGGKIDNKLYGFTLGVNVLSVIANDDLLKKAGVSINQENWAWEDYEKLAYDLQENAGVYGSNGMHPPDIFFPYYLRTKGERFYKEDGTGLAYQDDQLFVDYFERQLRLVKAKTSPTPDESAQIKGMEDDFIVKGKSAITWNYSNQYLGFAQLTDSPLSLYLPPEQMQEKALTLKPSMLFSIPKSSEHKKEAAKFIDFFVNNEEANQLIKGERGVPVSDKVADAIKPKLNEEEANIVEYVENASKHISKADPPEPVGSAEVIKLLKDTSDQILFQKVTPEKAAKTFRKQANEILERNN; encoded by the coding sequence TTGAAGAAGATTTGTTACGTGCTGCTGTCGCTTGTCTGCGTCTTTTTTTTCAGCGGATGTTCCGCGGGTGAAGAGGCATCAGGGAAAAAAGAAGACATTACGCTCAGAATTGCATGGTGGGGCGGGCAGCCAAGGCATGATTATACAACGAAGGTAATTGAACTTTACGAAAAAAAGAATCCGCATGTCCATATTGATGCCGAATTTGCGAACTGGGATGACTACTGGAAAAAGCTCGCGCCGATGTCTGCCGCCGGCCAGCTTCCCGATGTCATTCAAATGGATACCGCTTATTTGGCACAGTACGGAAAGAAGAACCAGCTGGAAGATTTAACGCCGTATACAAAGGATGGAACGATTGATGTCAGTTCAATCGACGAGAATATGCTGTCGGGCGGAAAAATCGACAATAAGCTCTATGGGTTTACGCTGGGCGTCAACGTGCTGTCTGTGATTGCGAATGATGATTTGCTGAAGAAAGCGGGTGTGTCCATCAATCAGGAAAACTGGGCGTGGGAGGATTACGAAAAGCTGGCGTATGACCTTCAGGAAAATGCCGGCGTTTACGGCTCTAACGGCATGCACCCGCCTGATATTTTCTTCCCTTATTATTTGCGAACGAAGGGTGAGCGTTTTTATAAAGAAGACGGCACAGGCCTCGCGTATCAAGATGATCAGCTGTTTGTCGATTATTTTGAACGGCAGCTGAGGCTGGTGAAAGCGAAAACATCCCCAACACCTGATGAAAGCGCACAGATTAAAGGGATGGAGGACGACTTTATCGTGAAAGGCAAGTCGGCGATTACGTGGAACTACTCCAATCAGTATTTGGGATTTGCACAGCTGACAGACTCGCCGCTGTCTCTGTATTTGCCGCCGGAGCAAATGCAGGAAAAGGCGCTGACGCTGAAGCCGAGTATGCTGTTTTCGATTCCGAAAAGCTCTGAGCATAAAAAAGAGGCCGCGAAATTTATTGATTTCTTCGTCAATAATGAAGAAGCGAACCAGCTGATCAAAGGCGAGCGGGGCGTACCGGTATCCGACAAGGTGGCAGACGCGATTAAACCGAAGCTGAATGAGGAAGAGGCCAATATTGTGGAATATGTAGAAAACGCTTCAAAACACATCAGCAAAGCCGATCCGCCGGAACCGGTGGGAAGCGCGGAGGTCATCAAGCTGCTGAAGGATACGTCTGATCAGATTCTGTTCCAGAAGGTAACACCGGAAAAAGCCGCCAAAACGTTCCGGAAGCAGGCCAATGAAATTTTAGAGAGGAATAATTGA